A DNA window from Haliovirga abyssi contains the following coding sequences:
- the thrS gene encoding threonine--tRNA ligase, with amino-acid sequence MIEIKLPDGSIKEFEKEVSVKEVAESIGKRLAKDAIAGKINGKAVDLSEIISENSEVEIITPRSEEAVEIIRHSTAHLMAQAVIRLFPNVKVTIGPAIENGFYYDFDSEHKFNEEDLLKIEDEMRKIIKENHKFERTVVSKEEAIRIFTEKEETYKVELINDLGGDSFSLYKQGEFLDLCRGPHVPSTGYLGSFKLKSVAGAYWRGNSDNKMLQRIYGYAFTTDKELKKFLRFLEEAEKRDHRKLGKELELFMMSEYGAGFPFFLPKGMEIRNILEDLWRKEHKKAGYQEIKTPIMLNRTLWETSGHWFNYKENMYTTKIDDEDVAIKPMNCPGGILVYKNNVHSYRDFPLRTGELGLVHRHELSGVLHGLMRVRAFTQDDAHIFMTEEQIEDEIVGVIDLIDKFYSKLFGFEYEVELSTKPEKAIGADEIWETATNALRGAIERKGMDYKINEGDGAFYGPKLDFKIKDCIGRTWQCGTIQLDFNLPERFDLNYIGVDGEKHRPVMIHRVIYGSLERFIGILIEHYAGAFPLWLAPVQVKVLTISDEQLEYAKKVVNLLKEKDIRVELDNRNEKIGFKIREANMKKIPVQLILGKNEMEVEEVNVRRFGSKESTGHKLTEFIESIVEESKIKFEK; translated from the coding sequence ATGATTGAGATAAAATTACCAGATGGAAGTATTAAAGAATTTGAAAAAGAGGTTTCGGTAAAAGAGGTTGCAGAATCAATAGGGAAAAGATTAGCAAAAGATGCCATAGCAGGTAAAATTAATGGAAAAGCAGTTGATTTAAGTGAAATTATAAGTGAAAATAGTGAAGTAGAAATTATAACTCCAAGAAGTGAAGAAGCTGTTGAAATAATTAGACATAGTACTGCACATTTAATGGCACAAGCTGTAATTAGATTATTTCCTAATGTAAAAGTTACAATAGGACCAGCAATAGAAAATGGATTTTATTATGATTTTGATTCAGAACATAAATTTAATGAAGAAGATTTATTGAAAATAGAAGATGAAATGAGAAAGATAATAAAAGAAAATCATAAATTTGAAAGAACTGTTGTGAGTAAAGAAGAAGCAATAAGAATTTTTACAGAAAAAGAAGAAACATATAAAGTAGAACTTATTAATGATTTAGGTGGAGATAGCTTTAGTTTATATAAACAAGGAGAATTTTTAGATCTATGTAGAGGCCCTCATGTGCCTTCAACTGGGTATTTAGGTTCATTTAAATTAAAAAGCGTTGCAGGAGCATATTGGCGTGGAAATTCTGATAATAAAATGTTACAAAGAATATATGGATATGCATTCACAACAGATAAAGAATTGAAAAAGTTCTTAAGATTTTTAGAAGAAGCTGAAAAAAGAGATCATAGAAAATTAGGAAAAGAATTAGAACTATTCATGATGAGTGAATATGGAGCTGGATTCCCTTTCTTTTTACCAAAAGGGATGGAAATAAGAAATATCTTAGAAGATTTATGGAGAAAAGAACATAAAAAAGCAGGTTATCAAGAGATAAAAACTCCAATTATGTTAAATAGAACTTTATGGGAAACTTCAGGGCATTGGTTTAATTATAAAGAAAATATGTATACAACAAAAATTGATGATGAAGATGTAGCTATAAAACCTATGAATTGTCCAGGTGGAATTTTAGTTTATAAAAACAATGTACATTCATATAGAGATTTTCCTTTAAGAACTGGAGAGTTAGGATTAGTACATAGACATGAATTAAGTGGTGTTTTACATGGATTAATGAGAGTAAGAGCATTTACACAAGATGATGCCCATATATTTATGACAGAAGAGCAAATAGAAGATGAAATTGTTGGAGTAATTGATCTAATTGACAAATTTTATTCTAAATTATTTGGTTTTGAATATGAAGTAGAACTTTCTACTAAGCCAGAAAAAGCAATAGGTGCTGATGAAATATGGGAAACTGCAACAAACGCATTAAGAGGAGCTATTGAAAGAAAAGGGATGGATTATAAAATAAATGAAGGAGATGGAGCTTTTTATGGTCCAAAACTTGATTTTAAAATAAAGGATTGCATAGGAAGAACATGGCAATGTGGAACTATTCAATTGGATTTTAATTTACCTGAAAGATTTGATTTGAATTATATTGGTGTAGATGGAGAAAAACATAGACCTGTTATGATTCATAGAGTTATATATGGAAGTTTAGAAAGATTTATAGGAATACTAATAGAACATTATGCAGGAGCATTTCCATTATGGTTAGCACCAGTACAAGTAAAGGTATTAACTATATCTGATGAACAATTAGAATACGCAAAAAAAGTAGTAAATTTATTAAAAGAAAAAGATATAAGAGTTGAATTAGACAATAGAAATGAAAAAATAGGATTTAAAATTAGAGAAGCTAATATGAAAAAAATACCAGTTCAACTTATTTTAGGTAAAAATGAGATGGAAGTAGAAGAGGTAAATGTTAGAAGATTTGGAAGTAAAGAGAGTACAGGACATAAATTAACAGAATTTATAGAAAGTATTGTAGAAGAAAGTAAAATAAAATTTGAGAAATAG
- a CDS encoding methylated-DNA--[protein]-cysteine S-methyltransferase, translated as MEYKEFYFEIDDIKFYANYFSDKLINLNIIENIPQNIKESNPPLKLYDYLVGYLSGCEIEYSGEYQLNLTEKEKIVLENCRKISYGKILSYKELAEKAGFKNGSRFVGNVMAKNPIILIFPCHRVIKSNGEYGNYGPGVNYKIKFLNIERRDKND; from the coding sequence TTGGAATATAAAGAATTTTATTTTGAGATAGATGATATAAAATTTTATGCAAATTATTTTTCAGATAAGCTTATTAATTTGAATATAATTGAAAATATCCCTCAAAACATAAAAGAAAGCAATCCACCATTAAAATTATATGATTATTTAGTTGGATATTTAAGTGGATGTGAAATAGAATATAGTGGTGAGTATCAATTAAATTTAACAGAAAAAGAAAAAATAGTTTTGGAAAATTGTAGAAAAATTAGTTATGGAAAAATATTATCTTATAAAGAATTAGCAGAAAAAGCTGGATTTAAAAACGGCTCAAGGTTTGTAGGAAATGTAATGGCGAAAAATCCAATTATATTAATTTTCCCTTGTCATAGAGTTATTAAGTCAAATGGAGAATATGGAAATTATGGACCAGGAGTAAATTATAAAATTAAATTTTTAAATATTGAAAGGAGAGATAAAAATGATTGA
- the trxA gene encoding thioredoxin, whose translation MNKIVYLNNSNFKSEVLDSEKLVIVDFWAEWCMPCRMVAPILEELSEELENVKISKLNVDEVGEIAAEFGIRSIPTLLFFKGGKIIDKSVGAMPKETLKIKIESHL comes from the coding sequence ATGAATAAAATTGTATATCTTAATAACAGTAATTTTAAATCTGAGGTATTGGATTCAGAAAAATTGGTTATAGTTGACTTTTGGGCAGAGTGGTGTATGCCTTGTAGAATGGTAGCTCCAATATTAGAAGAGCTTTCAGAAGAACTAGAAAATGTTAAAATTTCAAAATTAAATGTAGATGAAGTTGGAGAAATTGCAGCTGAATTTGGAATTAGAAGTATTCCTACTTTACTGTTTTTTAAAGGTGGAAAAATAATTGATAAATCAGTTGGAGCAATGCCAAAAGAAACATTAAAAATAAAAATAGAAAGTCATTTATAA
- a CDS encoding KH domain-containing protein yields the protein MEKLEKLLYFIVSELVEDTDSIKIKSIKKGKNIILKLRVGDGELGKTIGKNGITASAIRGVVQAAAVKDKLNVDVEFLD from the coding sequence ATGGAAAAATTAGAAAAATTATTATATTTTATAGTAAGTGAATTGGTAGAAGATACAGACAGTATAAAAATAAAATCAATAAAAAAAGGTAAAAATATAATACTAAAATTAAGAGTTGGAGATGGCGAATTAGGTAAAACAATTGGTAAAAATGGGATTACTGCAAGTGCAATAAGAGGAGTAGTTCAAGCAGCAGCTGTAAAAGATAAATTAAACGTAGATGTCGAATTTTTAGATTAA
- a CDS encoding acyl-CoA thioesterase, with protein sequence MVKISHRVYYYETDKMGRVYHSNFLKWMEEARTEFIRVKGISYKEIEEMGYLLPVKELNVKYINPVEYDEEVMICISIEKFTRLIIEFKYEFWDRDMKLKFGEASSISIFTNKEGKPIRVDKELYGKLREER encoded by the coding sequence ATGGTTAAGATAAGTCATAGGGTATATTATTATGAAACTGATAAGATGGGACGAGTATATCATTCAAATTTCTTGAAATGGATGGAAGAAGCTAGAACAGAATTTATAAGAGTAAAAGGAATTTCATATAAAGAAATCGAAGAAATGGGTTATTTACTTCCAGTTAAAGAATTAAATGTTAAATATATAAATCCAGTAGAATATGATGAAGAAGTTATGATATGTATTTCAATTGAGAAATTCACAAGGTTAATAATAGAATTTAAATATGAATTTTGGGATAGAGATATGAAATTAAAATTTGGAGAAGCAAGTTCAATTAGTATATTTACTAATAAAGAAGGGAAACCTATTAGAGTCGATAAAGAGTTATATGGAAAATTGAGGGAGGAAAGATAA
- a CDS encoding pyridoxine 5'-phosphate synthase, which yields MIKLGVNIDHVATLRQVRLAKEPNLIKAAVLAELAGANGITVHLREDRRHIQTNDVKLLREVITTRLNLEMATNEDVLNVALQVKPDMATLVPEKRQELTTEGGLNILDEKVNEKTIYTVKKLQERGIIVSLFIDPKPEIMKIAKATGAEFIEIHTGKYSEAKNEKEKKEELEKIIEAVKSAKALGLSVNAGHGLDYENVQEIAEIAEIEELNIGHSIIARSIVEGLPNAIKEMKELICGARKNG from the coding sequence ATGATAAAATTAGGTGTAAATATTGATCATGTAGCAACTTTAAGACAGGTTAGATTAGCAAAAGAACCTAATTTGATAAAAGCTGCTGTTTTAGCCGAGCTTGCAGGAGCAAATGGAATTACAGTTCATTTAAGAGAAGACAGAAGACATATCCAAACAAATGATGTAAAATTATTAAGAGAAGTTATTACAACCAGATTAAATTTAGAAATGGCTACAAATGAGGATGTCTTAAATGTAGCATTACAAGTAAAACCTGATATGGCTACATTAGTTCCAGAAAAAAGGCAAGAACTTACAACAGAGGGTGGATTAAATATACTTGATGAAAAAGTAAATGAAAAAACTATATATACTGTAAAAAAATTACAAGAAAGAGGTATAATAGTTAGTCTGTTTATAGATCCAAAACCTGAAATAATGAAAATTGCAAAAGCAACAGGAGCTGAATTTATAGAAATTCATACTGGAAAATATTCTGAAGCTAAAAATGAAAAAGAAAAAAAAGAAGAATTAGAAAAAATAATAGAAGCTGTGAAATCGGCAAAAGCTTTAGGTTTATCAGTAAATGCAGGACACGGGCTTGATTATGAAAATGTACAAGAAATAGCAGAAATAGCAGAAATAGAAGAATTAAATATAGGGCATTCTATAATTGCACGTTCTATTGTAGAAGGTTTGCCAAATGCGATAAAAGAGATGAAAGAATTAATATGCGGTGCAAGAAAAAATGGTTAA
- a CDS encoding DUF4911 domain-containing protein → MNSLEFYIKTDKKNIDFINKTIEAYEGMGIVRTLDPKNGLIKIITLDYYEDDIRNILNGLYKYDVELEIIDERNWEGEL, encoded by the coding sequence ATGAATAGTTTGGAATTTTATATTAAGACAGATAAAAAAAATATAGATTTTATTAATAAAACAATAGAAGCATATGAAGGAATGGGAATTGTAAGAACTTTAGATCCTAAAAATGGATTAATAAAAATAATTACTCTTGATTATTATGAAGATGATATAAGAAATATTTTAAATGGTTTATATAAATATGATGTAGAATTGGAAATTATAGATGAAAGGAATTGGGAGGGAGAATTATGA
- the rsmA gene encoding 16S rRNA (adenine(1518)-N(6)/adenine(1519)-N(6))-dimethyltransferase RsmA, with the protein MQKQFKHKKQFGQNFLQDKAILNRIIAVSDISKEDSVLEIGPGEGALTELLLENAKKVTCIEVDRDLEKILLEKYSENSSFRLIMKDVLQLDFKEEINEKVKVVANIPYYITSPIIQKLIVNREFVEDIYIMIQKEVAERITAKSSKKRSVLTLSVEYFGEAELLFYIPKEAFFPSPKVDSAFIKISIDKKNKYEKLVNEKTFFKYVKASFANKRKNIVNNLCSLGFEKNSLKVLLEKNDISPNKRAEAFSIDEFIELIQILERTSNE; encoded by the coding sequence ATGCAGAAACAGTTTAAACATAAAAAACAATTTGGACAAAATTTTTTACAAGATAAAGCTATTTTAAATAGAATAATAGCAGTATCTGATATTTCAAAAGAAGATTCTGTCTTAGAAATAGGACCAGGAGAAGGTGCATTAACAGAACTTTTATTAGAGAATGCAAAAAAAGTAACTTGTATAGAAGTCGATAGAGATTTAGAGAAAATATTATTAGAAAAGTATAGCGAAAATTCGTCTTTCAGATTAATTATGAAAGATGTATTACAATTAGATTTTAAAGAAGAAATAAATGAAAAAGTAAAAGTTGTTGCAAATATACCATATTATATTACATCTCCAATTATACAAAAGTTAATTGTAAATAGAGAGTTTGTAGAAGATATATATATTATGATACAAAAAGAGGTTGCAGAAAGGATAACAGCTAAGTCTTCGAAGAAAAGAAGTGTGCTTACTTTATCGGTTGAATATTTTGGAGAGGCAGAATTGCTTTTTTATATTCCAAAAGAAGCATTTTTCCCATCGCCAAAAGTTGATTCTGCATTTATAAAAATAAGCATAGATAAAAAAAATAAGTATGAAAAATTAGTAAATGAAAAAACTTTTTTTAAATATGTAAAAGCATCTTTTGCGAATAAAAGAAAAAATATAGTTAATAATTTGTGTAGTTTAGGATTTGAAAAAAATAGTTTAAAAGTTCTTCTTGAAAAAAATGATATCTCTCCAAATAAAAGAGCAGAAGCATTTTCAATAGACGAGTTTATAGAACTTATTCAAATTTTAGAAAGGACATCAAATGAATAG
- a CDS encoding SPOR domain-containing protein, protein MENIDFDKIEADYKKSILNESKQKRGKRRREPIDERKITIVSMLISIIIIFIFLLFIINGGKQSGISMNNNLLDEVVYTNIKFENNKKENQIKNEKIKNEKNNLRLDESKNSKNIVQSNSENNVVDQKANIQVMKKYYVIQILASKNLKAVEKEIDKLKKSGYEAFYIKDGKSKYSYKLLIGNKFKTRAEAEEFGNDLKKKKIIKNFFTRFRED, encoded by the coding sequence ATGGAAAACATAGATTTTGATAAAATAGAAGCTGACTATAAAAAATCAATTTTGAATGAATCCAAACAAAAGAGAGGTAAAAGAAGAAGAGAACCAATAGATGAGAGAAAAATAACAATAGTTTCGATGCTTATTTCAATAATAATAATATTTATATTTCTTTTATTTATTATAAATGGTGGGAAACAGAGTGGAATTTCTATGAATAATAACCTTTTAGATGAAGTAGTATATACAAATATAAAATTTGAAAATAATAAAAAAGAAAATCAGATTAAAAATGAAAAAATTAAAAATGAAAAAAATAATTTAAGATTAGATGAATCGAAAAATAGTAAAAATATAGTTCAAAGTAATTCAGAAAACAATGTAGTAGATCAAAAAGCAAATATTCAAGTTATGAAAAAATATTATGTTATTCAAATATTAGCATCTAAAAATTTAAAAGCAGTAGAAAAAGAGATAGACAAATTAAAAAAATCTGGTTATGAAGCTTTTTATATAAAAGATGGAAAAAGCAAATATTCATATAAGCTTCTTATTGGGAATAAATTTAAAACAAGAGCAGAAGCAGAAGAGTTTGGGAACGATTTGAAAAAGAAAAAAATTATAAAAAACTTTTTTACAAGATTTAGAGAGGATTAA
- the hpt gene encoding hypoxanthine phosphoribosyltransferase produces MNNYEIEVFISKDEIAEKVKKLGKIITDEYKNTKELVVIGLLRGSVIFLSDLVRELDLPVSIDFMTVSSYGNEMESTREVKIIKDLDENIMGKDVLIVEDILDSGLTLKKVMGILESRSPNSLKLSVLLNKTGRREADISPDYIGFEFEDGFVVGYGIDYAQKHRNLPYIGIVKEVK; encoded by the coding sequence ATGAATAATTATGAAATAGAAGTTTTTATATCAAAAGATGAAATAGCAGAAAAAGTTAAAAAGTTAGGTAAAATAATTACAGATGAGTATAAAAATACAAAAGAGTTAGTTGTTATTGGTTTATTAAGAGGTTCGGTGATTTTTTTATCTGATTTAGTAAGAGAGTTGGATTTGCCTGTATCTATAGATTTTATGACTGTATCAAGTTATGGAAACGAGATGGAAAGTACTAGAGAAGTTAAAATTATAAAAGATTTAGATGAAAATATAATGGGAAAAGACGTTTTAATTGTGGAAGATATTTTAGATTCTGGATTAACATTAAAAAAAGTTATGGGAATTTTGGAAAGTCGTTCTCCAAATTCTTTAAAATTATCTGTTTTATTAAATAAAACAGGAAGAAGGGAAGCAGATATTTCGCCAGATTACATTGGATTTGAATTTGAAGATGGATTTGTGGTGGGATATGGAATAGATTATGCACAAAAACATAGAAATTTGCCATACATTGGAATAGTAAAAGAGGTGAAATAG
- the hpt gene encoding hypoxanthine phosphoribosyltransferase — protein sequence MIESNIKKVLVSEEEIQKRVKELGKIITKDFKETKGLIVVGLLRGSILFMADLMREIKLPLKIDFMTVSSYGNQFETTREVKILKDLDENVMGKDILIVEDIIDSGLTLSKIMEILKNRNPNSIKLCTLLNKSARREVNIKADYIGFDIPDEFVLGYGLDYLQEYRNLPYVGVMKEDVNE from the coding sequence ATGATAGAATCAAATATAAAAAAGGTGCTTGTTTCAGAAGAAGAGATTCAAAAAAGAGTAAAAGAATTGGGAAAAATTATTACAAAAGATTTCAAAGAAACAAAAGGATTGATTGTTGTGGGACTTCTAAGAGGTTCTATTTTATTTATGGCAGATTTAATGAGAGAAATAAAACTACCATTAAAAATAGATTTTATGACTGTGTCAAGTTATGGAAATCAATTCGAAACTACTAGAGAAGTGAAAATATTAAAAGATTTAGATGAAAATGTAATGGGAAAAGATATTCTAATTGTAGAAGATATTATTGACTCAGGTCTTACATTGTCAAAGATTATGGAGATTCTTAAAAATAGAAATCCAAATTCAATAAAGTTATGTACTTTATTAAATAAAAGTGCAAGAAGAGAAGTTAATATTAAAGCAGATTATATTGGATTTGATATTCCAGATGAATTTGTATTGGGATATGGTTTGGATTATTTACAAGAATATAGGAACCTTCCATATGTAGGAGTAATGAAGGAGGATGTAAATGAATAA
- a CDS encoding PASTA domain-containing protein → MKKAIYLLTLLISISIFLFLGSRIFVKLFFNEYYVITPSFIGMKYDDAFTLSKKMSLNLVVLEKEFSKYNKDVIFDQIPKMNTKVKKNRAIKIWVSKGKIERKVPNLFRNDLAEVKSLLIKNGIEIENVSYTHSSLPFNSIIACDPAYGTILKANQKISLLISLSQNTKNVYMPDIIGINFESAKKILEKSNLIIGKTEFINDDFVDNNIILDSSPRAGEKLHPGSVVNLTINQK, encoded by the coding sequence GTGAAAAAAGCTATCTATTTATTAACATTATTAATATCTATTTCTATTTTTTTATTTTTGGGATCTCGTATATTTGTAAAACTTTTTTTTAATGAATATTATGTAATTACTCCATCATTTATTGGTATGAAATATGATGATGCTTTCACACTTTCAAAAAAGATGAGTTTAAATTTAGTTGTATTAGAAAAAGAATTTTCAAAATATAATAAAGATGTAATATTTGACCAAATACCTAAAATGAATACAAAAGTGAAAAAAAATAGAGCTATTAAAATTTGGGTTAGTAAAGGTAAAATTGAAAGAAAAGTTCCAAATTTATTTAGAAACGATTTAGCAGAAGTAAAATCACTTTTAATAAAAAATGGAATTGAAATTGAAAATGTAAGTTATACACATAGTTCATTACCTTTTAATAGTATTATTGCATGCGATCCAGCTTATGGTACTATTTTAAAAGCTAATCAAAAAATATCACTTTTAATTAGTTTAAGTCAAAACACAAAAAATGTTTATATGCCTGATATAATTGGGATTAATTTCGAATCTGCTAAAAAAATATTAGAAAAGAGTAATCTTATAATTGGTAAAACAGAATTTATAAATGACGATTTTGTTGACAATAATATCATTTTAGACTCATCACCTAGAGCAGGAGAAAAATTGCACCCAGGAAGTGTAGTCAATTTAACAATAAATCAAAAATAA
- the rsgA gene encoding ribosome small subunit-dependent GTPase A, translating into MSKIKGFYFIDHNNETYECKLRGYLKKTRNKLNCVVGDLVEFSIEDKVITKIIPRTNLLLRPLVANIDRIFITFAAKNPNIDFNMLNLLLLDSFYHNIEPIVVINKIDLLDDIELHELKSKLSFLDLININYLLVSLEKNINLERLKKLFENGISAFGGPSGVGKSSIINILQNRVNLEIGELSNKLKRGKHTTKGATLLKLNNNNGYIIDTPGFSSMELPKIKDLEDLKRLFPEIEKYDSSCRFNDCIHIHEPDCAVKENVLNGNISATRYEFYKKVYLELKTERWNKYD; encoded by the coding sequence ATTAGTAAAATAAAAGGCTTTTATTTTATTGATCATAATAATGAAACATATGAATGTAAGTTACGTGGCTATTTAAAAAAAACTAGAAATAAATTAAATTGTGTTGTTGGCGATCTTGTAGAATTTTCTATTGAGGATAAGGTAATAACAAAAATTATTCCCAGAACAAATTTATTATTACGTCCTTTAGTTGCAAATATAGATAGAATTTTTATTACCTTTGCCGCTAAAAATCCAAACATAGATTTTAATATGCTTAACCTACTTCTATTAGATTCATTTTATCATAATATAGAACCTATTGTTGTAATCAACAAAATTGATCTACTAGATGATATAGAGTTACATGAGCTAAAAAGCAAATTATCATTTTTAGATTTAATAAATATAAATTATTTGCTAGTTTCTTTAGAAAAAAATATAAATTTAGAAAGATTAAAAAAATTATTTGAAAATGGAATTTCAGCATTTGGCGGTCCTTCCGGTGTAGGTAAATCTTCTATTATTAATATTTTACAAAACAGAGTTAATCTAGAAATAGGAGAATTAAGCAATAAATTAAAACGGGGTAAACATACTACAAAAGGTGCTACATTATTAAAATTAAATAATAATAATGGATACATCATTGATACCCCTGGTTTTTCATCTATGGAGCTACCCAAAATTAAAGATTTAGAAGATTTGAAAAGATTATTTCCAGAGATTGAAAAATATGATTCTTCTTGTCGTTTTAATGATTGCATCCATATACATGAACCTGATTGTGCTGTAAAAGAAAATGTTCTTAATGGTAATATTTCAGCTACAAGATATGAATTTTATAAAAAAGTTTATTTAGAATTAAAAACAGAAAGGTGGAATAAATATGATTAA
- the rpe gene encoding ribulose-phosphate 3-epimerase: MIKIAPSILSADFSKLGEEVIQISKAGADYIHIDVMDGNFVPNITFGPAVIKSIRDKSDKIFDVHLMIDAPERYLQNFYDAGADIITVHVEATKHLHRTIQMIKSLGIKAGVSINPATPVEMIKYVLSEIDMVLVMSVNPGFGGQKFINSSLEKIKEIRTLSKTIDIQVDGGINKDTIKQCISAGANIFVAGSYIFSGDYKERINSLKEV; this comes from the coding sequence ATGATTAAAATAGCTCCTTCAATTTTATCAGCTGATTTCAGTAAACTAGGAGAAGAGGTAATTCAAATTTCAAAGGCTGGTGCAGATTATATACATATTGATGTTATGGATGGAAATTTTGTTCCTAATATCACATTTGGACCTGCAGTAATAAAATCAATAAGAGATAAGAGTGATAAGATATTTGACGTCCATTTAATGATTGATGCTCCAGAAAGATATTTACAAAATTTTTATGATGCTGGTGCAGATATAATTACCGTACATGTTGAAGCAACTAAACATTTACATAGAACAATTCAAATGATAAAAAGTCTTGGAATTAAAGCTGGTGTTTCTATAAATCCTGCTACTCCAGTAGAAATGATAAAATATGTATTAAGTGAAATAGATATGGTCCTTGTAATGAGTGTTAATCCTGGATTTGGCGGACAAAAATTTATTAACTCTTCATTAGAAAAAATCAAAGAGATAAGAACTTTATCTAAAACTATTGATATCCAAGTAGATGGAGGCATAAATAAAGATACTATTAAGCAATGTATCTCAGCAGGAGCAAATATATTTGTGGCAGGATCATATATTTTTTCTGGTGATTATAAAGAAAGAATAAATAGCTTAAAAGAGGTGTAA
- a CDS encoding MarR family winged helix-turn-helix transcriptional regulator, protein MKTKIVNELLEEFYKVFYEIEELSLKQGIKTLTTTELHIIEAIGTNSLTMNQLSDKLGITMGTATVAINKLLKKEFINRNRCEHDRRKVYVSLTKTGIDALKYHQNFHKIIISNITKELSSEELENFINSFNKILGNLKKQFENIKPDSIDNFDINSDLIISDVKGSSALKTFFKEKNISAGNNLKILNKTDKSIELLINNDNKMTLDILDSKNIFAINNQFKKI, encoded by the coding sequence ATGAAAACTAAAATTGTAAATGAACTCTTAGAAGAATTTTATAAAGTATTTTATGAAATTGAAGAATTAAGCTTAAAACAAGGGATAAAAACTTTAACAACTACAGAACTTCACATTATAGAGGCGATTGGAACAAATTCATTAACCATGAATCAATTATCCGATAAACTTGGAATAACAATGGGAACAGCTACTGTAGCTATTAATAAATTATTAAAAAAAGAATTTATTAATAGAAATAGATGTGAACATGATAGAAGAAAAGTATATGTATCTTTAACTAAAACAGGTATAGATGCATTAAAATATCACCAAAATTTTCATAAAATTATTATATCTAACATTACAAAAGAATTAAGTTCAGAAGAACTTGAAAATTTTATTAATAGCTTTAATAAAATTTTAGGGAATTTAAAAAAACAATTTGAAAATATAAAACCAGATTCAATAGATAATTTTGATATTAACTCTGATTTAATAATTAGCGACGTAAAAGGAAGCTCTGCTCTAAAAACTTTTTTTAAAGAAAAAAATATTTCTGCTGGAAATAATTTGAAAATTTTAAACAAAACAGATAAAAGTATTGAATTGTTGATAAATAATGATAATAAAATGACGTTAGATATTTTAGACTCAAAAAATATCTTTGCAATAAATAATCAATTTAAAAAAATATAA